In Phenylobacterium hankyongense, the sequence CCGGACACCAACACCCCCTACAACCGCGACCCGCGGTCGATCGCCAAGCAGGCGCTGACCTATGTGAAGTCGGCCGGCATCGGCGACACCGTCTTCTTCGGCCCCGAGGCCGAGTTCTTCATCTTCGACGACGTCCGCTGGGGCACCTCGCCCGAAAACACCTTCTACGCCTACGACTCCTCCGAGCTGCCGCTGAGCTCGACCAAGTCGTTCCCGGAAGGCAACATGGGCCACCGCCCGGGCCCCAAGGGCGGCTACTTCCCGGTCAACCCGACGGACTCCGGCCAGGACCTGCGCGGCGAGATGCTGGCGGTGATGGGCGAGCTGGGCATGATGCCTGAAAAGCACCACCACGAGGTGGCGCCCGCCCAGCACGAGCTCGGCCTGAAGTTCTCCGACCTGCTGACCATGGCCGACCGCCTTCAGCTCTATAAGTACGTGATCAAGAACGTCGCCCACGCCTACGGCAAGACCGCGACCTTCATGGCCAAGCCGATGTTCGCCGACAACGGCTCGGGCATGCACGTGCACCAGTCGATCTGGAAGGACGGCAAGCCGCTGTTCGCCGGCGACAAGTACGCCGGCCTCTCGGACATGTGCCTCTGGTACATCGGCGGCATCATCAAGCACGCCAAGGCCATCAACGCCTTCGCCAACTCGACGACCAACTCCTACAAGCGCCTGGTGCCGGGCTACGAAGCCCCGGTGAAGCTGGCCTACTCGGCCCGCAACCGCTCGGCCTCCATCCGCATCCCGCACGTCGACTCGCCGAAGGGCAAGCGGATCGAAGCCCGCTTCCCCGACCCGATGGGCAACCCCTACCTGACCTTCGTGGCCCTGCTGATGGCCGGCCTCGACGGGATCGAGAACAAGATCGATCCGGGTCCGGCCATGGACAAGAACCTCTACGACCTGCCGCCGCGCGAGCAGAAGAAGGTCCCCGAGGTCTGCGGTTCGCTGCGCGAGGCGCTCGAGAATCTCGACAAGGACCGCGCCTTCCTCAAGAAGGGCGGCGTCATGGACGACGACTTCATCGACTCCTACATCGAGCTGAAGATGGAGGAAGTCATGCGCCTCCAACTCCACCCGCACCCGGTGGAATTCGACATGTACTTCAAGTGCTAGTCGACGTCGGCTGACGCGAGGCAAGAGGGCCGCGGAGCAATCCGCGGCCCTTTTTGCTGCCGAACACCGGTCGCCATTTGCCCGCCGGCGCGAAGCAGACCTACAAATGCTGCACCTCCTGGCATCAAGGTGCACCTGCGTTGAAACTTGCCCTCGTCGCTTTCGCTTCCCTGCTGGCGCTCGCCGGTTCCGCCGCAGCCCAGCCCTCCGAGGGCCCGCAGCCGGCGCCCATGCCGCCGCCGATCGCCGCCCCGCAGGACGTGGCCTTTCCGGGCGTCCTGCGCCTGGATGTGGACGCCACCGACCTCGATCGGCGGATCTTCCGGGTCAAGGAGACCATCCCCGTCCCCCGCGCCGGGCCGATGACCCTGCTCTACCCGGCCTGGCTTCCCGGCAACCATTCGCCCAGCGGCCCGCTGGACAAGGTCGCCGGCCTGATCGTCCGCGCCAACGGCCAGCCGATCGCCTGGACCCGCGACCCAGTGAACGTCTTCGCCTTCCACGTGGACGTGCCGCAAGGCGCCGCCGCCCTGGACGTCGAGTTCCAGTACGTCTCGCCCACCGCCACGGACCAGGGCCGGGTGGTGATGACGCCGGAGATGCTGAACCTGCAGTGGAACGCGGTGGCGCTCTATCCGGCGGGCTATTTCACCCGCCGTATCCAGGTCGATCCCAGCGTGCGCCTGCCGGCCGGCTGGGGTTTCGGCGCCGCCCTGGAGACCGCCTCGACCGTGGCCGGCGTGACCCGGTTCAAGCCGGTCGGCTTCGACACCCTGGTGGACTCGCCGATGTTCGCCGGCCGCTACTTCAAGCAGATCGACCTCGATCCGGGCGGCCGTTCGCCGGTGCGCCTCAACATCGTCGCCGATCGTCCCGAGCTGCTGGAGATCAAGCCCGAGCAGGTCGAACTGCACCGCGCCCTGATCCGGCAGGCGGACAGGCTCTACGGCGCGCGGCACTACGACCACTACGACATGCTGCTGGCGCTGACCGAACGCATGGGCGGCATCGGCCTGGAGCACCACCGGTCGAGCGAGAACGGCACGACGCCGGACTACTTCACCGAATGGGCCCGGAACGCCCCGGCCCGCAACCTGCTGCCGCACGAGTACAACCACTCCTGGGACGGCAAGTACCGCCGGCCCGCGGACCTGTGGACGCCGACCTTCAACGTGCCGATGCGCGACAGCCTGTTGTGGGTCTACGAGGGCCAGGACCAGTACTGGGGCTATGTGCTGGGCGCGCGTTCCGGGCTGAACACCGTGCAGCAGACCCTCGACGCCCTGGCCAGCACCGCGGCGGCCTATTCCGACGGCCGGCCGGGCCGCAAGTGGCGCAGCGTCGAAGACACCACCAACGACCCGATCATCGCCCAGCGCCGACCGATCCCGTGGCTCAGCTGGCAGCGCAGCGAGGATTACTATTCGGAAGGCCAGCTGGTCTGGCTCGACGCCGACACGCTGATCCGCGAGAAGTCCGGCGGCAAGAAGTCCCTCGACGACTTCGCCCGCGCCTTCTTCGGGATGAACGACGGCAGCTGGACCGAGCTGACCTACACCTTCGACGACGTGGTCGCCGCTCTCAACCAGGTCATGCCCTACGACTGGGCCGGCTTCCTGACCGCCCGGATCCGCCAGGTCGCGCCGGAGCCGCCGCTCGCCGGCCTCGCCCGCGGCGGCTACCGGCTGGTCTACACCGACAAGCCCACCGAGTTCTGGAAGGACAACGAGGCGTCGCGGAAGATCGTCGACCTGACCTATTCGCTGGGCCTGGTGCTCAACCGCGAGACGACGCTCACCAGCGTCCTGTGGGACAGCCCCGCCTTCAAGGCGGGGCTGACGGTCGGCGACAAGATCGTGGCGGTCAACGGCATCGCCTACGACACCGAGCGGCTGAAGGAGGCGATCACCGCGGCCAAGGGCGGCCAGCCGGTCAGCCTGCTGGTCAAGGACGGCGACCACTACCGCACCGTGGCGATCGACTACCGCGACGGCCTGCGCTACCCGCGCCTGGAGCGGATCCCCGGCACGCCGGACCGCCTCGCGGCCATCTACGCGCCGAGGAAGTAGGCCCTGCGCGGACGAAGGCGGCGGCTGCGCCGCATTGCCTTCGTCCGCCCGCCGATTCATACCGGGGGACCCAGAATCGCGACACCCTCCCCCACATGCCGAAGCCTTCCACCCAGTCCCTGCCCGACCTGTTCGACGATGCGCTGAACCCTGCGCCGGCCGCCCCGCTGGCGGAGAGCCATGAGCCGCGCCCCGACCCGGTGGCGGTGGGCCTGAAGGCGCCGTCCGGCTACTCGGCCAAGGACATCGAGGTCCTCGAGGGCCTGGAGCCGGTCCGCAAGCGGCCGGGCATGTACATCGGCGGCACTGACGAGCGGGCCCTGCACCACCTGTTCGCCGAGGTGCTGGACAACGCCATGGACGAGGCGGTCGCCGGCCACGCCAAGGTCATCGAGGTCAGCCTCGACGCCGACGGCCAGTTGACGGTCAAGGACGACGGCCGCGGCATCCCCGTCGACCCGCACCCGAAGCACCCCGGAAAGTCGGCGCTGGAGGTCATCATGACCGTCCTGCACTCCGGCGGGAAATTCTCGGGCAAGGCCTACGAGACCTCCGGCGGCCTGCACGGCGTCGGCGTCTCGGTGGTCAACGCGCTCTCCGAACGGGTCGAGGTCACCGCCTGGAAGGACGGCTTCGAGTGGCGCCAGGCCTTCACCCGCGGCAAGCCGCTGGGCGGCATCGAGAAGCTCGCCCCCACCCGCAAGCACGGCACCGCCATCGCGTTCACGCCCGACCCGGTGATCTTCGGCGAAGGCGTGGCCTTCAAGCCCGCCCGCCTCTACCGGATGGCCCGCTCCAAGGCCTACCTGTTCGGCGGCGTCGAAATTCGCTGGAAGTGCGACCCGGCGCGCATCCACGACCAGACGCCGGCCGAGGCGGTGTTCCGCTTCCCCAATGGCCTCGCCGACTTCCTGGCCGAGCGGGTCAAGGACATCGAGACCGTCACCCCGGAGCCGTTCGCCGGCCGCTACGCCCGCCCGGGCGAGGCCGGCAAGGTCGAGTGGGCGATCACCTGGACGCCGGCCGGCTTCGGCGAAGCCGACGGCTTCATGCAGTCCTACTGCAACACCGTGCCGACCCCGGAAGGCGGCACCCACGAGGCGGGCCTGCGCGCGGCGCTGACGCGGGGGCTCAAGGCCTACGCCGAGCTCACCGGCGAGAAGCGCGGCGGCCTGCTGACCGCCGAGGACGTGGTGGCCCAGGCCGGGGCCCTGGTCAGCGTCTTCGTCGCCAATCCGGAATTCCAGGGCCAGACCAAGGAGCGGCTGTCCTCGGCCGACGCCCAGCGGCTGGTGGAAAACGCCCTGCGCGATCCCTTCGACCACTGGCTCACCGCCCAGCCCAAGGCCGCCACCGCCCTCCTGCAGTTCGTCATCGAGCGCGCCGAGGAGCGGCTGAAGCGGCGCAAGGACAAGGAAGTCGCCCGCGCCTCGGCCACCCGCAAGCTGCGCCTGCCCGGCAAACTGGCCGACTGTTCGGGCCAGGCCACCGACGGCACCGAGATCTTCCTGGTCGAAGGCGACTCGGCCGGCGGCTCCGCCAAGCAGGCGCGTGACCGCCGCACCCAGGCGATCCTGCCGCTGCGGGGCAAGATCCTCAACGTCGCCTCGGCGTCGCTGGACAAGATGGGCGGCAACAAGGAGCTGTCCGACCTGATGCTGGCGCTCGGCGTCCAGGGCGGCTCGAAGTTCAAGGAAGAGGACCTGCGCTACGAGCGGGTGGTCATCATGACCGACGCCGACGTGGACGGCGCCCACATCGCCAGCCTGCTGATCACCTTCTTCTACCGCACCATGCCGGAGATGATCCGCTCGGGCCGCCTCTACCTGGCGCTGCCGCCGCTCTATCGCCTGAGCCACGGGACCAAGGTGGTCTACGCCCGCGACGACGCCCATCGCGACGAGCTGCTGGCCACCGAGTTCAAGGGCAAGAAGCCGGAGATCAGCCGCTTCAAGGGCCTGGGCGAGATGATGCCGGCGCAGCTGAAGGAGACCACCATGGATCCTTCCAAGCGCACCCTTGCGCGCGTCACCCTGCCCCGCGCCGAGGAGGCGGTGGAGAGCCTGGTGGAGCAGCTGATGGGCCGCAAGCCCGAGTTGCGCTTCCAGTTCATCCAGGAAAACGCCGAGTTCGCGGTCGCCGACCTCGACGTCTAGGACCGGAACACGGTTCAGCCTGCGCACGTTTGGCCTATGAGACCAGGAGGTCGCCGATGGCCAAGAAAACGAAGAGCTTCCTGCCCAAGCGGATCGCGGGCGTGAAGGTGCCGAAGTCGGTGCGCAAGGGCCGGCTGGGCGAACTGCTCGCCTCGCGGACCGGCCAGGCGCTGATCGCCGAAGCCCTTATGGCGGCCGGCGCGGTCGGCGCGGCGAAGAAGACCGCCGACAGTCCCAAGGCGCAGCATCTAATGGCCGACGCAGCGGACAAGATGAAGACCCTCGGCGGTGACGCCAAGCACAAGGCCGGGGACGCCAAGGACAAGGTGGAGGAGGCAGGCTCGACCTTCGCCTTCGCGCTCGGCGAGGCCGCCCGCTCGTTCGCCGCCGCCCTCGATCGCCACAACGGCATCCCCCACGACGGGGACTTGTCCGGAGCCAGCGAGACCTGGACGCCCGACTACGGCGGGCCCGACGACGGAAAAAAAAAGCAAGCCGCGCCCGAGGCGGGGCCGCTGTTCTGACCACCGTTGGCCGGCGCTACCCCGCGGCAAGCGCGTGGACGAGCGGACTTGAGCCGCGCGACGCCGGCCTCGCCGGGCGACTGGCCGCCATCGGCACGCGGGGGCTGGTGCGGTTCGCCCGCTGGCGGGGTCGCAAGGAGGCCGAGGCGGAATTTGCACGGGCTTCGACGAACTCGACTTTCCGAGGCTTCATACAGATCAACCTGATCCGGCCGCGATGACCGCGCGGACCGGCCGATTCGGGCTCCCTGAACCCCGGCGGCGCCGAACGCGTTGACTTGTCGTGTGCTGTCCGTATCTTCCGCGCGCGTGGCGATCTCCGTCCGCGCCGCCGCGGTACGCCAGCCTCAATTCCTATCCGAGGGATACGGCGCGGCCCCGCTCTTATCGTAACGAATGACCGAATTTTCAGAACTGGGCCTCTCGCCTGCGACCCTGCAGGCCGTCGCCGACACCGGTTACACGACCGCAACACCCATCCAGGCGGAGGCCATTCCCTTCGCGCTGCAGGGCCGCGACGTGCTGGGCATCGCCCAGACCGGCACCGGCAAGACCGCCGCCTTCACCCTTCCGATGATCGACCGGCTGAAGGCCGGCCGCTCCAAGGCGCGCATGCCGCGCGCCCTGGTCATCGCCCCCACCCGTGAGCTGGCCGACCAGGTCTCGCTGTCCTTCGAGAAGTACGCCAAGGGCCAGAAGCTCTCCTGGGCGCTCTTGATCGGCGGCGTCTCCTTCTCCGACCAGGAGTTGAAGCTCGACCGCGGCGTGGACGTGCTGATCGCCACCCCGGGCCGCCTGCTCGACCACTTCGAGCGCGGCAAGCTCCTGATGACCGGGGTGCAGATCATGGTCGTCGACGAGGCCGACCGGATGCTCGACATGGGCTTCATCCCGGACCTCGAGCGCATCTTCAAGCTGACGCCGGCCAAGAAGCAGACGCTGTTCTTCTCCGCGACCATGCCGCCGGAGATCACCCGGCTCACCAAGCAGTTCCTCAACGACCCGATCCGCATCGAGGCCTCGCGCCCGGCGACGACGGCGGAGACCATCACCCAGTACCTGGTGCGGATCCCCACCATCGACCCGAAGGCCAAGCGGACAGCCCTGCGGACGCTGATCGGCCGCGACGACGTGCGCAACGGCATCGTCTTCTGCAACCGTAAGTCGGAAGTCGACATCGTCGCCAAGTCGCTGAAGACCCACGGCTTCGACGCCGCCCCGATCCACGGCGACCTCGACCAGACGACGCGGATGCGGACGCTGGAGAGCTTCCGCAACGGCTCGCTGAAGCTGCTCTGCGCTTCCGACGTCGCCGCCCGCGGCCTCGACATCCCCGACGTCAGCCACGTCTTCAACTACGACGTGCCGCACCACGCCGACGACTACGTCCACCGCATCGGGCGCACCGGGCGCGCCGGCCGCTCGGGCCAGGCGTTCATGATCGCCACCCCCGCCGACAGCCGCAACCTCGACAAGGTGCTGAAGCTGACCGGCAAGGCGCCGGAGGAGATCACCCTCGATCTCGACTGGGCCAGCCTGAAGGACGAGCCCCGCGCCGGCCGCGGCGGCGAACGTTCGGGCCGAGGCGGCGAACGCTCCGGCCGCAGCGGCGCACGCCCGGGCCGCGAACGCGACCACGCCCCGCGCGAACAGCGTCCGCGCCACGACCAGGCCTCCACCAGCCCCTTCGACCCCACCGCCGAGGTGGCCCCGGTCGCGGTGACCGCCGAAGCTGCGCCGGCGCAGGAGCCGCGCGCCCCGCGCAGCCGCCGCGCACGCGGCGGGCGTGGCGAACGGGCTGAACGCCCCGAACACGCTGAGCGCAC encodes:
- a CDS encoding M61 family metallopeptidase — encoded protein: MKLALVAFASLLALAGSAAAQPSEGPQPAPMPPPIAAPQDVAFPGVLRLDVDATDLDRRIFRVKETIPVPRAGPMTLLYPAWLPGNHSPSGPLDKVAGLIVRANGQPIAWTRDPVNVFAFHVDVPQGAAALDVEFQYVSPTATDQGRVVMTPEMLNLQWNAVALYPAGYFTRRIQVDPSVRLPAGWGFGAALETASTVAGVTRFKPVGFDTLVDSPMFAGRYFKQIDLDPGGRSPVRLNIVADRPELLEIKPEQVELHRALIRQADRLYGARHYDHYDMLLALTERMGGIGLEHHRSSENGTTPDYFTEWARNAPARNLLPHEYNHSWDGKYRRPADLWTPTFNVPMRDSLLWVYEGQDQYWGYVLGARSGLNTVQQTLDALASTAAAYSDGRPGRKWRSVEDTTNDPIIAQRRPIPWLSWQRSEDYYSEGQLVWLDADTLIREKSGGKKSLDDFARAFFGMNDGSWTELTYTFDDVVAALNQVMPYDWAGFLTARIRQVAPEPPLAGLARGGYRLVYTDKPTEFWKDNEASRKIVDLTYSLGLVLNRETTLTSVLWDSPAFKAGLTVGDKIVAVNGIAYDTERLKEAITAAKGGQPVSLLVKDGDHYRTVAIDYRDGLRYPRLERIPGTPDRLAAIYAPRK
- a CDS encoding DEAD/DEAH box helicase, producing MTEFSELGLSPATLQAVADTGYTTATPIQAEAIPFALQGRDVLGIAQTGTGKTAAFTLPMIDRLKAGRSKARMPRALVIAPTRELADQVSLSFEKYAKGQKLSWALLIGGVSFSDQELKLDRGVDVLIATPGRLLDHFERGKLLMTGVQIMVVDEADRMLDMGFIPDLERIFKLTPAKKQTLFFSATMPPEITRLTKQFLNDPIRIEASRPATTAETITQYLVRIPTIDPKAKRTALRTLIGRDDVRNGIVFCNRKSEVDIVAKSLKTHGFDAAPIHGDLDQTTRMRTLESFRNGSLKLLCASDVAARGLDIPDVSHVFNYDVPHHADDYVHRIGRTGRAGRSGQAFMIATPADSRNLDKVLKLTGKAPEEITLDLDWASLKDEPRAGRGGERSGRGGERSGRSGARPGRERDHAPREQRPRHDQASTSPFDPTAEVAPVAVTAEAAPAQEPRAPRSRRARGGRGERAERPEHAERTERSEARPAPAAAEAAPPPVAREPERDRDRPRRDRPERSARPERAERAGGRSERLEPDRPDRNRRDREDGDGVVGFGSDVPAFLAKAPAPRPADD
- the glnA gene encoding type I glutamate--ammonia ligase, giving the protein MATSKDILAQIKEKDVKYVDVRFTDVRGQMQHVTFDIDLVDEEFLNDGTMFDGSSIAGWKAINESDMKLRPDLASAHIDPFYQQTTMVLFCDVVNPDTNTPYNRDPRSIAKQALTYVKSAGIGDTVFFGPEAEFFIFDDVRWGTSPENTFYAYDSSELPLSSTKSFPEGNMGHRPGPKGGYFPVNPTDSGQDLRGEMLAVMGELGMMPEKHHHEVAPAQHELGLKFSDLLTMADRLQLYKYVIKNVAHAYGKTATFMAKPMFADNGSGMHVHQSIWKDGKPLFAGDKYAGLSDMCLWYIGGIIKHAKAINAFANSTTNSYKRLVPGYEAPVKLAYSARNRSASIRIPHVDSPKGKRIEARFPDPMGNPYLTFVALLMAGLDGIENKIDPGPAMDKNLYDLPPREQKKVPEVCGSLREALENLDKDRAFLKKGGVMDDDFIDSYIELKMEEVMRLQLHPHPVEFDMYFKC
- the parE gene encoding DNA topoisomerase IV subunit B, which codes for MPKPSTQSLPDLFDDALNPAPAAPLAESHEPRPDPVAVGLKAPSGYSAKDIEVLEGLEPVRKRPGMYIGGTDERALHHLFAEVLDNAMDEAVAGHAKVIEVSLDADGQLTVKDDGRGIPVDPHPKHPGKSALEVIMTVLHSGGKFSGKAYETSGGLHGVGVSVVNALSERVEVTAWKDGFEWRQAFTRGKPLGGIEKLAPTRKHGTAIAFTPDPVIFGEGVAFKPARLYRMARSKAYLFGGVEIRWKCDPARIHDQTPAEAVFRFPNGLADFLAERVKDIETVTPEPFAGRYARPGEAGKVEWAITWTPAGFGEADGFMQSYCNTVPTPEGGTHEAGLRAALTRGLKAYAELTGEKRGGLLTAEDVVAQAGALVSVFVANPEFQGQTKERLSSADAQRLVENALRDPFDHWLTAQPKAATALLQFVIERAEERLKRRKDKEVARASATRKLRLPGKLADCSGQATDGTEIFLVEGDSAGGSAKQARDRRTQAILPLRGKILNVASASLDKMGGNKELSDLMLALGVQGGSKFKEEDLRYERVVIMTDADVDGAHIASLLITFFYRTMPEMIRSGRLYLALPPLYRLSHGTKVVYARDDAHRDELLATEFKGKKPEISRFKGLGEMMPAQLKETTMDPSKRTLARVTLPRAEEAVESLVEQLMGRKPELRFQFIQENAEFAVADLDV